TGTAATCTAGTCCAAGCTTGATCTATTTCCGAGGAAAGGTCAAAGTTAACCTTGGTATCGGGACGCGGTGTTTCTGTAACTAAAGCGGCGATAACTGCTGCAAGATGGTGGGGATCTAACTGGTCTAATTCTCCACTAGCAAGTGCTAAACCTAGCCACAATTCATTTTCTCCGCGAATCGCGGCGGCAATTTGTCCTAAGTGTGTTGGCACTAAGTTATCCAAACAGCCAAATTGTTGCAAAATTGTGATTAAATTAAGAAATTCTTCCCAATGACGTTGTGACTGTTGTTCTACTTGAGCTTGTATCTGTTCGAGTTCAGCTTCTAGTTCTACATAACGCGCCCTGCGCTTGAAAAGCGTTGCAGCATTACCTGATTGATGTAAGGGATGAGATTCTAATTGCTCTTGTACAGCGGTTAAACGACTGAGTTGTTCTGCCACTTCCGGTGACATGTACCCAGATTCTGGTGTATCAGGAATGCATTGAGCGATCGCAAATGTTTGTTCATTGCCACGGCGTGACTGCCCTGGTTTGATGGGCATCTCTGGCGGTGGGAAAATATCCTCTGGCACTTCTACGCGCGGCAATTCGGCGTGCAATTCAACGACATCTGAGGTAGTTGCCACATACCAACGATTATCACTACCTAAGCATACCAAGTAAGGCGCTTCACCGGAACCTGGTGATTTGCCTACCAACACCGCTGTTACAGGTGAAGGAACTGTAATATTTTTACCCTTAAGACTTAACAGCGTTCCCGAAACAGCAAAGCTCAACATCATCACCAATTGTTCTTGTTTGTCGTCCTGCGCTTGCTCTTGCAGGGTTTTCAACAATTGGCGTTCTACTTTCAAGCGTTGCCGCAACTTCTCATAAATTAACAATTCATTTTCATCAACTGCGGCGATTTGCTCCTGGAGTTGGGCTAATTGTGCCTGAATTTCGGCTATCTCATCATAATTTGGTCTTAGATGCAACGTTGCCATGTATTGCCCAAAACTGCGTTCGATCAGTTCTTGGGTTTGCTCCAGGGTATGGGTTTGTAGTAAGTTCAAAACCATACCGTAGCTGGGCGTAAACTGACTAACTAACGGGTCTGGTTTAGATGTAGCCAAATACGCTGCTTCTTTAGCTCCTTCAAAGGGAGTTTGTAGTGTCACCACATGACCTTGTTTATCCATCCCCCTACGCCCTGCGCGTCCTGCCATTTGCAGAAATTCGGAAGCGTTCAGCAAGCGGTGTCCGGTGTCGGTACGTTTGGAAAGGGTGGAGATGACGGTTGTCCGAGCAGGCATATTAATTCCTGCGGCTAGAGTTTCCGTGGCGAATACTACTTTAATTAGTCCCTGTTGAAACAATTCTTCTACCAGTACTTTCCAAGCTGGTAAAATGCCGGCATGGTGGGCAGCAATTCCTCGGTAGAGGGGGGCAATTTGTCCAGAACGCCCTGCTTCAGGATTGCGGCTTAAAAATTCATCAATTTGTCGCCGTAAAATCTGAGACTCATCATTATCTACCAGCCATAAATCGCCTACTTCCTCTACTGCTTTATCACATCCCCGGCGGCTGAAGATAAAGTAAATTGCCGGTAGCATATCCCGTTGCTGGAGGTGGCTGAGGGTATAACTTAAACTGGGGGCTTCTGGTCTACCAGCTTTACCTCTGTCTCCTTGTCTCCTTTTTCCCCTGTTAGATAGGCGGGCGTTAATTTTGGTTTTGTCATCATTGAGCAGGGGAAACAGCCCTTTAGGATTACAAAAGTGAAATTCTAAGGGTACTGGGCGAAAATCAGAATAAATTAAATCAGTCGGGCCGTGAACGCGGTTTAACCAATCGGTAAGTTGATCGCTATTGGCAACTGTTGCCGAAAGGGCTGCCAGTTGAACTTCACGAGGACAATAGATAATTGATTCTTCCCAGACTGTACCTCGTTGGCGATCGTTCATGTAGTGGCACTCATCCAGTACCACCGCTTCCACGTCTACAAGTGAGATACCAACTTGCCCAATGGGTGTGCCATAGAGCATATTCCGAAAAATTTCTGTGGTCATCACCAAAATTGGTGCATCCCTGTTAATGGAGGCATCTCCAGTTAACAGTCCCACTTGCTCAAAGCCAAATTTCTCTCGAAAGTCGCGTAATTTTTGATTGGACAGCGCCTTCAAGGGAGTGGTGTAAAACACACGTTTCCCTCGCGAGAGAGCGCGATAAATGGCGTATTCGCCTACCAATGTTTTGCCCGAACCAGTGGGGGCACATACAACTACAGAGCGTCCAGCGTTCAGGGACGCGATCGCTTCTTTTTGGAATTGATCCAGTTCAAAGGGAAATATCAACCCTAAGTCAAGTTCTGGAGACGGCGCGGGATAATTCACTCAATCACATTTGCAACCAGACTGTTTACTATATTAACGGGTCTTTTGTCAACTTCGTTAAGAATGGGGATTGGGTATTGGGTATTGGGTGTTGGGTATTGGGTATTGGGTATTAAGAAGAAATACTAATTTTGTGTAAATTCAATTACTTCCCAGTCCCCAGTCCCCAGTCCCCAGTCCCTAGTCCCTAGTCCCCAGTCCCTAGTCCCCAGTCCCTCATTTTCCCAGTTCTTGAGAGCGTTGTGCAGCAGCTTTGACTGCTTCTATTAAAGCTGAACGAAATCCTGCCCGTTCTAGCTGGGCAATGCCGGCAATTGTTGTGCCGCCAGGACTGGTAACGCGGTCTTTGAGTTCTGCGGGGTGCATTTTGCTTTCCTCTAACAGTCTGGCTGTTCCTAGTACTGTTTGCAGGGCTAGTTGGTTGGCAATTGCTCTAGGTAAACCTGCTGCTACTCCTCCATCAGCTAGTGCTTCCACCATCAAGGCTACATAAGCGGGGCCACTACCAGATAGTCCTGTCACCGCATCCATCAAGGTTTCTGAAACTTCTACAACTTCACCCACCGCCGAAAAAATTTGCTGTGCTGTTTGCTGGTGCTTGCTGTTGGTGTATGCACCTAAACACATGGCGGTCATTCCTGCCCCTACGGTTGCTGGGGTGTTGGGCATGGCTCTGATGATTGGGAATTGGGGAAAAGCTGCTTCTAGCTGACTTAAGGGCACTCCCGCTAAAATAGAAATTACTAAGGGTGAGTGTTCTATCTCGATAATACTTGCTAATTCTTGAGCGATCGCGGTGAACACCTGCGGTTTCACTGCCAAAAATACTACTTCACTGGCTTGGCTGAAAACCAGGCTATTATCTGAAGTGACAGTCACATCATATTGCCGCTGTAAAAAACCCTGCCGTGTTGATAAGGGTTCACTGACTATAACTTCCGATGGTTGATAAATTCCGTGGGCAAGCAAGCGGGATAACAACGCTTCTCCCATTACCCCACCACCAATTAAGCCAAATTTAATAGTCATTAATTATATAGTCAATGGTCAATAGTCAATAGTCAATAGTCAAAAGTATTTGACTTTGGACTATTGACTGTGGACTAACAACTAATTTAACTTTATTGTGCCATCCGGTTGGGTTCGTTGCCCCAAGTTGGGGTGGTATTAGTTGCAGCAGGACGTGAAGGACGAGCCGGTGGTTGTGGTACTTCATGAATAACTCCACCTTGGGTGCTAACTTGCACGCAACTGGGTGTAAACAAAAAGATGCTTTCTCCAATCCGCTCTTGATGTCCATCTAATGCGTAAGTCCCACCTGCGACAAAATCTACTGCCCGTTGTGCTTGGTCGGGATCCATTATAGTTAAATTTAATACTACTGACTTACGCTCACGCAATGCTTGAATTGCCTGGGGCATTTCTTCAAATGTACGTGGTTCAAGTACTAATACTTCTGAAATTCCGTTAATTGCGCCTGGCATACCTATTACATTCCCCATTGTAGACTTTGTTCCGTTTGCTACATCATCACCCATTGTAGGCGCGGGTTCTCGCCAACGTCGATTCTGAGCAGCGGCTTCTGCTGGTGCTGGCTGGGGATTTTCTTGTTGATACAGATTTTGGTAGTTATCTGTATCTGGCTCTTCCTCGTAATATTCGTATTCGACCTGTTCGTTCAGACCTACAAAGTCTCTGAGCTTGGAAAATATATTGTTCATTGTTTACGCTCCTAGTACAAATTACCTTATTGATGTGGTTATTAATTGATGTAGCCAGCTGCTGACGCTACAAAGGGCGGACAATTTAGTAATTTTATCGTTGTTTGTAGCCTCTATTACAGCTATTGGTGATGAAATGACGCTTTTGGGAACGCCTGTAGATTAACCTAGATACAATAATGAGTCAAGATTATATCTTAATGATTGTCCGAAACCAAGACTACTTTAGCGCCTTATTTCTGACTATTTATTTTTATTGATACTAAAATAAATAGTCTTTTAAAGCACCAGTATTTTGGCTTATTTCTCCGTATGCAATCCCTAGCTGTATTAATACCACAACCAAAATCAAAGGACTTCTACACTAAGTGCGCTCGCCGAACAATATAGTTCCTAATCGTACCATCGTTGCCCCAGCTTGCACTGCCAGTTGGTAGTCGCCGGACATTCCCATTGACAATTGCTGGATTTTAATATGAGACCAATTCTGTTCATTGATTTCTTTAGCAAGCTGAAAGGTGCTATTAAATACACTGAAATTTGCCGCATCATTTAATCCTAAAGGCGGAATTGTCATCAAACCTTGAATTTGTAAAGTTTTACACTGGTTGAGTGCAGATAAATCAGCTAATAGTTCTGACACACTCCAACCCGACTTATTGGGGTCTGGGAGAATTTTCACTTGTAGACAAACTTGGGGATGCACTCCTAACTCTTGTGCTAATTGATTTAAGCGCTGTGCGAGCTTTAAATTATCTACAGAGTGAATCCACTGAAATAGTTCAATGGCTTTTTTGGCTTTATTACTTTGCAAATGTCCAATGAAGTGCCAGGTAATATCCGATAAGTCATGCAACTCGGCTTGTTTACTGGCAGCATCTTGGATACGATTTTCGCCGAAATCACGAATTCCGGCGGCATAAGCAGACCGAATGACTTCAGCAGAAACTTGTTTGCTAATAGCAATCAATCGTACTGAAGGCGGAAGTGAGGCGCGAATGGTAGTAATACGTTCGCTAATGGGACTGGTCATTGGAAGGTGCGTTGGAAAACACTCTGAAGCTGATCGTACTCCTGAGATTGACCACTGCGACGCAGGGTACGTAAACGATTTTCCAACAACATTCGAGCTTCTGTACGTCCTATGGGTTGAAATTTAATACCTTTAACATCATTTGCCACCAAAAAAAACAAACGTTGGGCATAAAGTGTAGTGAACAAATCCTGGTTTTCGTCAACCATACAGATTCTATAAAGCAAACCCCAAGTTGGATGATTTATGTAAGTCTCTGAGTTCTCTGGATTCATTTAATAGTCAAGGTAGGAGTATATATCTCTTTTCGCAGTTAAGGGCACATATTCAGACGATAATACCTTTCTTTCGCTGGAATATTTGTGCAAAGTTGTGCGAAATTCAGCAATTTTTGCCGTTTAATAGTGGTTACGAAGACCTTGATCTAGTTCTTAATGGGCAGATGAGGCTAGCAGTGAGGAAAGCGACGGTTTGTATCTTGCCAAGTTTTTTCTTCTACAAAGGGTTTTCCTACTGCAAAAGAACTGGTTCGACAACCGCAGCTGCAAAGCGTGGAGGCATACTGTAAAGCAGAACTCGCAGAGTAGCGGCTTGTCGATAGATATCCCGATTTAGCCTTGGTGATTCATACTCAGTTGCCATTGATGATACAGAAAAATTTCTATACTCTTGCTTGAAGTTCTCAGTGGCAACGAGATATACCTTTTTAAATTTTCCAGGCCAAAAGCCGACTATCATACTTGTTGTTTGCTCTAACTTCTCTCCATGTTGCCATAATTATCGCTTTGTGGAGCAAAATAGCTAAGTTTGTCAGTTGTCAGTTGTCAGTTGTCATTAGTTTTTCTCCTTGTCCCCCATCTCCTCATCCCCCCATCTCCTCATCCCCCCATCTCCCATTCCCTATGCCCAATCTTTAAAATTGATTGCCTAAAACTACCCGCGCTCCCCAAAATAGAGTTAGACTGGCGATCGCTAGCCAGTCCCACGCTTTTAGACGTAATTCATGCCATTTGACTCGATGTTCGTTGGGACTGGTAAAACCACGCACCATCATGGCACTAGCCATTTGTTCTGCTCTTAATAGCAGATTCTCTAACAGTCGCTCTGCTATTATCATCCAAACTTTCACCGCTCCTTTCAACCCTAGCTTTTTCCAGTTAATTGCCCTTGTCATCACAGAACGAATTAAATTTTGCACTTCTTCTAAAACTAGGGGAATAAACCGCAAGGACAAAGTTAAAGTCAGAATAATTTCAGTTATAGGTAACTTCAACCGTCGCAAGGGCTGCATTAAAGTTTCAATGGCAGAAGTAATTTCTTCTGGTGCAGTTGTCAGTAGATAAAGGTTAGTACTGTAAATCACGGTGAACAAAACTGTACTCAGGCGCACCGCTAAATCTAAAGAACCGCGAGTGACTTTGACTGGCCCTTTGTGAAACAAAATATAACTGTACTTTTTATGATCACTTGCTGTCTCTGGGACAATTTGAGAATTCTTAGGGTTTGCTGGCTGAGTCAAGACTTGCTCGCTAGCAGGTAAGCGCGGCTGATAATCTATACCTAGTCCATCAGGACTAATTGCACCAATAATCAAAACTAAAAATGAGAGTGTTAACAGCCACCCCATTTGTTGCTGCCACACTCGCCTGGGTATTCTGGCAAATAAGGTAAAAATAATCAACAGTGCTACCAGTAATATGCGCCATTCGTTGCTGGCGAAACTGTAGCTAGTCAAAAAACTCATCAACCAAGCAATCTTGACTCGTGGGTCTAGTTTATGTAGCCAAGTTTGCGGTTGTTCTAAGTAAAGTCCCAGAGGTAGCGATCGCAGTAAATCCATGTTTTAATTTTAGATTTTAGATTTCGGATTTTGGATTATTGAACTAAACTTTGTCCACGTTGAAAACTGTTGTTTTGGTGTAAGTAGTTCATAATGGCTACTTAAAAGCTACAGCTTTCAGAATGAATAGAGTTTAATTTTAATTATCAAGAATTAGGATTTGAAGCTAGTTTGCCCCAATCTAAAATCTAAAATCCAAAATCCAAAATTCTAGACGCGAGTTGCTCGGTTGACGCTACCACTTTCCACGTCTCGGACTTTTTTGCTACGCCAGAGTAAACGTATGGGAGTACCTTTAAATCCTAGTTGTTGACGAAATTGCCTTTCTATGTATCGGCGGTAGTTATCGTTGAAGCGTTTGGCCTCGTTGACAAATAAAGCGATCGTTGGTGGTTGCGTACTCACTTGCGTGCCATAATAAATTCTACCTTGGCGACCACCGCGCGAGGTTGGGGGTGAGTGCCAACTGACGGCATCCTCCAACACTTCGTTAATCACTGATGTAGTCACACGGCGCTTGTGTGACTCAGCCGCTTGATTGACTAGTTCTAAAATCTTTTCTACCCGTTGTCCTGTTAAGGCACTGACAAAAATGCTTTCTGCCCATTCGGTAAAATGTAGGCGTTCTTGGAGACTTTTTTCGTAATCGTAGATTGTGTAGGAGTCTTTTTCGACTGCATCCCACTTGTTGACAACGATGATACAGGCTCGACCTTCTTCGATAATCCGCCCTGCTAATTTTTGGTCTTGCTCGGTGACTCCATCGAGGGCATCTAATACTAATAAAACCACATCGGCGCGGCGAATCGCTTTGAAGGCACGGTTAATGCTAAAGAATTCTGGGCCGTAGTCTACGTTTTTCTTTTTACGAATGCCTGCGGTGTCAATCAAGCGATAGGTTTGTCCTTCTCGTTCTACTACGGTATCAATTGCATCACGAGTTGTACCAGAAATGGGGCTAACAATGACCCTTTCTTCTCCCACAAAAGTATTTAATAAACTTGATTTGCCGACATTTGGGCGGCCGACAATGGCGACTTTAATTTCATTGGTTTCTGGTATTTCCCCGACGGTGGGAATGTGCTTGATTAACTCGTCGAGTATTTCTCCTGTACCGTTACCATGAATGGCGGAGACAGGGAAAGGTTCACCTAATCCCAGTTCCCAAAATTCGGCGGCTTGAATTAAACCTTGTTCTGGAGATTCACATTTATTCACAACCAGTAAAACGGGTACTGGTTGTTGGCGTAACCATTCGGCTATTTCTAAATCAGCCGAATTGGGGCCAGCTTGACCGTCTACTACAAAAATAGCAGCACAGGCTTCTGCGAGGGCGGCTAATGCTTGTTGACGAATCAGTGGCAGGAATTCGGTATCATCGTTAAATACCAAGCCACCTGTATCTACTACTAAAAATTCGCGATCGCTCCAATAAGCTGGCATGTAAGTGCGATCGCGTGTCACACCCGGTTCATCGTGGACAATCGCCGTTTGTTCCCCGGCGAGACGATTAACCAGGGTGGATTTGCCCACATTCGGGCGTCCGATAATTGCAACAATTGGCAGTCCCATAAACTCAGGATAAGTAAGAGATGTACTATATCACATCTCTTT
Above is a window of Nostoc sp. UHCC 0702 DNA encoding:
- a CDS encoding energy-coupling factor transporter transmembrane protein EcfT, which produces MDLLRSLPLGLYLEQPQTWLHKLDPRVKIAWLMSFLTSYSFASNEWRILLVALLIIFTLFARIPRRVWQQQMGWLLTLSFLVLIIGAISPDGLGIDYQPRLPASEQVLTQPANPKNSQIVPETASDHKKYSYILFHKGPVKVTRGSLDLAVRLSTVLFTVIYSTNLYLLTTAPEEITSAIETLMQPLRRLKLPITEIILTLTLSLRFIPLVLEEVQNLIRSVMTRAINWKKLGLKGAVKVWMIIAERLLENLLLRAEQMASAMMVRGFTSPNEHRVKWHELRLKAWDWLAIASLTLFWGARVVLGNQF
- a CDS encoding RNA helicase — translated: MNYPAPSPELDLGLIFPFELDQFQKEAIASLNAGRSVVVCAPTGSGKTLVGEYAIYRALSRGKRVFYTTPLKALSNQKLRDFREKFGFEQVGLLTGDASINRDAPILVMTTEIFRNMLYGTPIGQVGISLVDVEAVVLDECHYMNDRQRGTVWEESIIYCPREVQLAALSATVANSDQLTDWLNRVHGPTDLIYSDFRPVPLEFHFCNPKGLFPLLNDDKTKINARLSNRGKRRQGDRGKAGRPEAPSLSYTLSHLQQRDMLPAIYFIFSRRGCDKAVEEVGDLWLVDNDESQILRRQIDEFLSRNPEAGRSGQIAPLYRGIAAHHAGILPAWKVLVEELFQQGLIKVVFATETLAAGINMPARTTVISTLSKRTDTGHRLLNASEFLQMAGRAGRRGMDKQGHVVTLQTPFEGAKEAAYLATSKPDPLVSQFTPSYGMVLNLLQTHTLEQTQELIERSFGQYMATLHLRPNYDEIAEIQAQLAQLQEQIAAVDENELLIYEKLRQRLKVERQLLKTLQEQAQDDKQEQLVMMLSFAVSGTLLSLKGKNITVPSPVTAVLVGKSPGSGEAPYLVCLGSDNRWYVATTSDVVELHAELPRVEVPEDIFPPPEMPIKPGQSRRGNEQTFAIAQCIPDTPESGYMSPEVAEQLSRLTAVQEQLESHPLHQSGNAATLFKRRARYVELEAELEQIQAQVEQQSQRHWEEFLNLITILQQFGCLDNLVPTHLGQIAAAIRGENELWLGLALASGELDQLDPHHLAAVIAALVTETPRPDTKVNFDLSSEIDQAWTRLQPIRRSVLKVQYRHGVALPVGLENRYINLIALVEQWALGKEWPELCDNTTLDEGDVVRILRRSLDLLSQIPHVPNLPNSLQRNAYRAMQLIDRFPVNEVVE
- a CDS encoding PipX family protein; the protein is MNPENSETYINHPTWGLLYRICMVDENQDLFTTLYAQRLFFLVANDVKGIKFQPIGRTEARMLLENRLRTLRRSGQSQEYDQLQSVFQRTFQ
- a CDS encoding YggS family pyridoxal phosphate-dependent enzyme; amino-acid sequence: MTSPISERITTIRASLPPSVRLIAISKQVSAEVIRSAYAAGIRDFGENRIQDAASKQAELHDLSDITWHFIGHLQSNKAKKAIELFQWIHSVDNLKLAQRLNQLAQELGVHPQVCLQVKILPDPNKSGWSVSELLADLSALNQCKTLQIQGLMTIPPLGLNDAANFSVFNSTFQLAKEINEQNWSHIKIQQLSMGMSGDYQLAVQAGATMVRLGTILFGERT
- the proC gene encoding pyrroline-5-carboxylate reductase, coding for MTIKFGLIGGGVMGEALLSRLLAHGIYQPSEVIVSEPLSTRQGFLQRQYDVTVTSDNSLVFSQASEVVFLAVKPQVFTAIAQELASIIEIEHSPLVISILAGVPLSQLEAAFPQFPIIRAMPNTPATVGAGMTAMCLGAYTNSKHQQTAQQIFSAVGEVVEVSETLMDAVTGLSGSGPAYVALMVEALADGGVAAGLPRAIANQLALQTVLGTARLLEESKMHPAELKDRVTSPGGTTIAGIAQLERAGFRSALIEAVKAAAQRSQELGK
- the der gene encoding ribosome biogenesis GTPase Der is translated as MGLPIVAIIGRPNVGKSTLVNRLAGEQTAIVHDEPGVTRDRTYMPAYWSDREFLVVDTGGLVFNDDTEFLPLIRQQALAALAEACAAIFVVDGQAGPNSADLEIAEWLRQQPVPVLLVVNKCESPEQGLIQAAEFWELGLGEPFPVSAIHGNGTGEILDELIKHIPTVGEIPETNEIKVAIVGRPNVGKSSLLNTFVGEERVIVSPISGTTRDAIDTVVEREGQTYRLIDTAGIRKKKNVDYGPEFFSINRAFKAIRRADVVLLVLDALDGVTEQDQKLAGRIIEEGRACIIVVNKWDAVEKDSYTIYDYEKSLQERLHFTEWAESIFVSALTGQRVEKILELVNQAAESHKRRVTTSVINEVLEDAVSWHSPPTSRGGRQGRIYYGTQVSTQPPTIALFVNEAKRFNDNYRRYIERQFRQQLGFKGTPIRLLWRSKKVRDVESGSVNRATRV
- a CDS encoding cell division protein SepF — translated: MNNIFSKLRDFVGLNEQVEYEYYEEEPDTDNYQNLYQQENPQPAPAEAAAQNRRWREPAPTMGDDVANGTKSTMGNVIGMPGAINGISEVLVLEPRTFEEMPQAIQALRERKSVVLNLTIMDPDQAQRAVDFVAGGTYALDGHQERIGESIFLFTPSCVQVSTQGGVIHEVPQPPARPSRPAATNTTPTWGNEPNRMAQ